A single region of the Ptychodera flava strain L36383 chromosome 9, AS_Pfla_20210202, whole genome shotgun sequence genome encodes:
- the LOC139139867 gene encoding low molecular weight phosphotyrosine protein phosphatase-like isoform X1 — protein sequence MRPISFLLPTWRVGLRVNAGIHNMAASKKSVLFVCLGNICRSPMAECVLRNMVHDRGDQKMWEIDSAATSTYELGDPPDPRTITTLKNHGLKSDHIARQITRDDFTKFQYIFGMDESNLRNINAVKPNESTANIMLLGSYDPKGHKIIQDPYYGGVAGFEVVFEQVTRCCEEFLKEVYSEKK from the exons atgcgACCGATCAGTTTTTTGTTACCAACCTGGAGGGTCGGGCTCAGAGTGAATGCCGGGATACACAACATGGCCGCCTCCAAAAAGTCTGTGCTCTTCGTCTGCTTAG GTAATATTTGTAGATCACCAATGGCTGAATGTGTTCTTCGAAACATGGTTCACGACAGAGGCGATCAGAAGATGTGGGAAATAGACAGTGCAGCAACATCCACATATGAGCTTGGGGATCCACCAGATCCTCGTACGATTACAACTTTAAAAAACCATGGACTGAAATCAGACCACATAGCAAGACAG ATTACAAGAGATGACTTTACAAAGTTCCAGTACATATTTGGAATGGATGAAAGTAATTTGAG GAATATAAATGCTGTGAAACCGAATGAGTCAACGGCCAACATTATGCTGCTTGGGTCATATGACCCTAAAGGTCACAAGATCATTCAAGATCCATACTAT GGTGGTGTGGCAGGGTTTGAAGTTGTCTTTGAGCAAGTCACTCGGTGCTGTGAAGAATTCCTTAAAGAGGTCTACAgcgaaaaaaagtga
- the LOC139139867 gene encoding low molecular weight phosphotyrosine protein phosphatase-like isoform X2, with protein sequence MRPISFLLPTWRVGLRVNAGIHNMAASKKSVLFVCLGNICRSPTAEAVFTHIISEKGLSDEWIIDSCGTADYHIGSPPDDRAVECLKKHNVPVNHACRQITRDDFTKFQYIFGMDESNLRNINAVKPNESTANIMLLGSYDPKGHKIIQDPYYGGVAGFEVVFEQVTRCCEEFLKEVYSEKK encoded by the exons atgcgACCGATCAGTTTTTTGTTACCAACCTGGAGGGTCGGGCTCAGAGTGAATGCCGGGATACACAACATGGCCGCCTCCAAAAAGTCTGTGCTCTTCGTCTGCTTAG GTAATATTTGCCGTTCTCCCACTGCTGAAGCAGTGTTCACTCACATCATATCAGAGAAAGGACTCTCTGATGAGTGGATAATTGACAGTTGTGGAACTGCTGATTATCATATTGGGTCCCCACCTGATGACCGTGCTGTAGAATGTTTAAAGAAACATAACGTACCGGTAAATCATGCTTGCAGGCAG ATTACAAGAGATGACTTTACAAAGTTCCAGTACATATTTGGAATGGATGAAAGTAATTTGAG GAATATAAATGCTGTGAAACCGAATGAGTCAACGGCCAACATTATGCTGCTTGGGTCATATGACCCTAAAGGTCACAAGATCATTCAAGATCCATACTAT GGTGGTGTGGCAGGGTTTGAAGTTGTCTTTGAGCAAGTCACTCGGTGCTGTGAAGAATTCCTTAAAGAGGTCTACAgcgaaaaaaagtga
- the LOC139139870 gene encoding low molecular weight phosphotyrosine protein phosphatase-like encodes MATPGSKESMGDSKRKHSVLFVCFGNYCRSPVAEGAFSKLLKDKGLSDQWNVDSAGLSDWHVGKLPDNRGRTVMKTHNIKTEHIGRQITEEDYLNFEYIFGMDESNLWMLESDRPPGSKAVIQLLGSHDPQGGDVIEDCYYGDVSSFEEVYQKSMRSCKAFLQHVMDKDET; translated from the exons ATGGCTACCCCAGGCTCCAAGGAGAGTATGGGAGACTCTAAAAGGAAACACTCGGTCCTGTTTGTATGCTTTG GTAACTACTGTAGATCACCAGTAGCTGAAGGGGCATTTTCAAAGCTGTTGAAAGACAAGGGATTATCAGATCAATGGAATGTGGATAGTGCTGGTTTATCCGACTGGCATGTTGGAAAACTTCCAGATAACAGGGGCAGAACTGTCATGAAAACAcacaacatcaaaacagaacaTATAGGTCGTCAG ATTACAGAGGAAGattatttgaactttgaatATATATTTGGAATGGATGAGAGTAACTTATG GATGTTAGAAAGTGACAGACCGCCTGGTTCCAAGGCTGTTATACAGTTGTTGGGTTCACATGATCCACAAGGGGGAGATGTAATTGAAGATTGCTATTAT GGTGATGTGTCATCTTTTGAGGAAGTTTATCAAAAAAGTATGAGATCATGCAAAGCATTCCTCCAACACGTGATGGATAAGGATGAGACTTGA